A window of the Mesotoga prima MesG1.Ag.4.2 genome harbors these coding sequences:
- a CDS encoding MFS transporter, with protein sequence MDDYLGYNKHEYRRTRKLAIIEGSFFNLAFLVTQGFIVTGLALEYGASEMLIAIIGVLPTLAQLVQLAAPLVLKLFKDRKKAMLFSALLGRIPIAFIPVTLALGIRAQSLLLVLLGLIAFGNSLVGTFWASIMGDVIDPETTGKYYGRRNLILSLSTMLITPVYSLILDRYEGSLGFIIVTSMATAFAITTIFLLKMHYAPPVKTFGRGRMFKEVFSNLKFRQYLKFAFVWNFAITISGPFYAYHQLVNLKVSYSYLSILSIVASLTSMLMYVLWGKISDQIGHQSVAEFGILGATCLALMWVFVTPQTAVFLLPVDAIVTGVVWSAINLCLFTMMMGMIRGYSVESYVAVQAFLNGIGALGGSLLGGFIASYLKGKSITIFGMEFFGIQVIFLVGASFRFLSFLLLRRVQTPKIKTVTQVFFNTMSTVGRRMATRPYEFPVLQLRSRKKREEAEPLKLDLPSSMIDLSDIEGIEPEETTDDSDHEERSDS encoded by the coding sequence ATGGACGACTACCTGGGCTACAACAAACACGAATACAGAAGAACAAGAAAACTCGCGATTATTGAAGGCTCCTTCTTCAATCTCGCATTTCTTGTAACTCAGGGCTTCATCGTTACCGGACTTGCTCTCGAGTACGGCGCGTCGGAGATGCTAATAGCGATAATCGGCGTTCTACCAACGCTGGCGCAGCTTGTTCAGCTGGCCGCGCCTCTTGTCTTGAAGCTGTTCAAAGACAGAAAGAAGGCTATGCTTTTCAGTGCGCTCCTCGGTAGAATTCCTATTGCATTTATTCCAGTTACCCTTGCTTTAGGGATAAGAGCTCAGTCACTGCTCCTTGTTCTTCTTGGCTTAATTGCCTTTGGCAACTCACTCGTGGGGACGTTCTGGGCATCTATAATGGGCGACGTGATTGATCCGGAAACGACGGGAAAGTATTACGGTAGGAGGAACCTGATTCTCTCACTCAGCACAATGCTGATCACACCTGTGTATTCATTGATCCTCGACCGTTACGAAGGCTCTCTCGGATTCATTATTGTGACGTCTATGGCTACTGCCTTTGCGATAACAACAATATTCCTTTTGAAAATGCACTACGCACCGCCCGTAAAGACCTTTGGCCGTGGACGAATGTTCAAGGAGGTATTTTCGAATCTCAAGTTCAGGCAGTACCTCAAATTTGCCTTTGTCTGGAATTTTGCGATAACTATTTCGGGCCCATTTTACGCATACCATCAGTTGGTCAATCTTAAAGTCAGTTACTCGTATCTGAGCATTTTGAGCATAGTCGCCTCTCTCACTTCCATGCTGATGTATGTATTGTGGGGAAAGATATCCGATCAAATAGGTCATCAGTCGGTAGCGGAATTTGGGATTCTCGGGGCGACTTGTCTAGCACTGATGTGGGTGTTTGTGACTCCACAAACAGCGGTCTTTCTCTTACCGGTAGATGCCATCGTAACTGGAGTTGTCTGGAGCGCAATAAACCTCTGTCTCTTCACGATGATGATGGGAATGATTAGAGGTTACTCCGTTGAGTCGTACGTTGCAGTACAGGCTTTTCTCAACGGCATAGGTGCTCTCGGTGGTTCCCTGCTGGGAGGATTCATAGCCTCTTATCTTAAGGGCAAGAGCATTACGATTTTTGGAATGGAGTTCTTTGGTATCCAGGTTATCTTTTTGGTCGGTGCATCGTTTAGGTTCTTGTCTTTTCTTCTTCTTAGGCGTGTACAGACACCTAAGATCAAGACCGTTACTCAGGTCTTCTTCAACACAATGTCTACAGTAGGCAGAAGAATGGCCACCAGGCCCTACGAATTCCCGGTTCTTCAACTGAGATCGAGAAAGAAGAGAGAAGAAGCCGAGCCTTTGAAACTCGACCTGCCCAGCTCAATGATTGACCTCAGCGATATTGAAGGGATAGAACCTGAAGAGACAACAGATGACAGCGATCACGAAGAACGCTCTGACTCCTAG
- a CDS encoding ABC transporter ATP-binding protein, with the protein MAENVYSEIEEKLKVEDWRVVFRLWKYTKPYVPILILALVLIAASTALDLLPPLLMRKAIDDYMDNQYSLVVVEEGDSYSFVQSEEGTFYLQQDESGMYSVTDGTTTYPITEKQLTELRVEDLNGIGQIAIFMSLILFSLFFVNYGQVYATSYMGQKITHGIRVDLFRHLIRVPMRFFDTNPSGRLATRVANDTENLAEFFTSVITSMVKDVLLLGGIIIIMLNLSTYLGLITVAILPVIAGAIFVFRYFDRVAYRKVRTRLAIINAFLAEHISGMSITQLFNQEERKKKEFDTVNKSHFKSLMEQLWVFAIFRPLLDLLYYVTIAIVIWFGVKSIIGNTLAFGVLVAFISYIDMFFRPLQDIAEKYDIVQNAMASAEKIFKLMDEEEEKYNSNESGVKSLEGTVEFENVTFAYDGEHKVLKDISFSVRPKEKIAFVGETGAGKTSIISILTGLYKIQSGKIKIDGRNIYDYNLQSFRKKVGVVLQDVFLFSGSILDNIRLFDKTISREKVIEAAKYVYAHHFIERLQDKYDTVILERGGTLSAGERQLIALARAVVFNADILVLDEATANVDTETEALIQRAMERISKEKTMITIAHRLSTIRNADRIMVIHKGMLVESGTHEELLSKGGIYSDLYRLQYELGDIA; encoded by the coding sequence GTGGCAGAAAACGTTTATAGCGAAATAGAAGAAAAACTCAAAGTTGAAGACTGGCGGGTAGTCTTTAGACTTTGGAAGTACACAAAGCCATACGTTCCTATTCTTATTCTCGCATTGGTTTTGATCGCTGCCTCGACGGCTCTCGACCTGCTGCCTCCACTGCTTATGAGAAAGGCAATAGACGATTACATGGACAATCAGTATTCTCTCGTCGTTGTCGAGGAGGGCGATTCATACAGTTTTGTCCAGTCGGAAGAGGGTACCTTTTATCTTCAACAGGACGAGTCCGGAATGTATAGCGTTACCGATGGGACGACCACTTATCCAATTACCGAAAAGCAGCTGACCGAACTAAGAGTTGAGGATCTCAATGGGATAGGACAGATCGCAATTTTCATGAGTCTGATTCTCTTTTCGCTTTTCTTCGTCAATTATGGACAGGTCTACGCGACATCTTACATGGGGCAGAAGATCACACACGGAATTAGAGTCGATCTCTTTCGACACCTGATCAGAGTCCCTATGAGATTCTTCGATACCAACCCCAGCGGAAGGCTTGCCACAAGGGTGGCAAACGATACGGAGAACCTTGCCGAGTTCTTTACCAGTGTTATAACATCTATGGTGAAGGATGTTCTTTTACTCGGCGGAATAATCATAATAATGCTCAACCTCTCGACGTATCTCGGCTTGATAACGGTGGCAATTCTCCCGGTGATTGCCGGCGCGATCTTTGTCTTCAGATATTTCGATAGAGTCGCATATAGAAAGGTAAGAACCCGGCTCGCAATAATCAATGCATTCCTCGCCGAACACATCTCCGGGATGTCCATAACACAGCTTTTCAATCAGGAAGAGAGAAAAAAGAAGGAGTTCGACACCGTCAATAAGAGCCATTTCAAGAGCCTGATGGAGCAGCTATGGGTCTTCGCCATTTTCAGACCGCTGCTTGACCTCCTCTACTACGTAACGATAGCGATTGTTATTTGGTTCGGGGTAAAGAGCATTATTGGAAATACTCTCGCCTTCGGAGTACTGGTCGCCTTCATCTCATATATTGACATGTTCTTCCGGCCACTTCAAGACATCGCAGAGAAGTACGACATCGTGCAGAATGCAATGGCCTCTGCAGAGAAGATCTTCAAGTTGATGGACGAAGAGGAAGAGAAATATAATTCGAACGAGTCAGGAGTCAAATCACTCGAAGGCACGGTAGAGTTTGAAAATGTAACTTTCGCATACGACGGCGAGCACAAAGTTTTGAAGGATATAAGCTTTTCGGTTCGTCCAAAAGAAAAGATCGCCTTCGTCGGAGAAACCGGCGCAGGAAAGACTTCAATAATAAGTATCCTCACAGGGCTTTACAAGATTCAGTCGGGGAAGATAAAGATAGATGGCAGGAACATCTACGATTACAACCTTCAGAGTTTTCGAAAGAAAGTCGGCGTTGTTCTCCAGGATGTGTTCCTCTTTTCCGGGAGTATTCTCGACAACATACGCCTCTTCGATAAGACCATCAGTAGGGAAAAAGTGATCGAAGCGGCGAAGTACGTTTATGCGCACCATTTCATAGAGCGTTTGCAAGACAAGTACGACACAGTTATTCTGGAGAGAGGCGGAACGCTCTCGGCCGGTGAAAGACAGCTAATAGCTCTTGCAAGGGCTGTAGTTTTCAATGCTGATATTCTTGTTCTCGATGAAGCCACTGCAAACGTCGACACGGAAACAGAGGCGCTCATTCAGAGGGCTATGGAGAGGATATCAAAGGAAAAGACAATGATCACGATTGCCCACAGACTTTCGACGATCAGAAATGCCGACAGAATCATGGTGATTCACAAGGGCATGCTTGTAGAGTCAGGAACACACGAGGAGCTGCTTTCAAAGGGCGGAATATACTCGGATCTTTACAGGCTTCAGTATGAGCTGGGTGATATCGCCTAG
- a CDS encoding ABC transporter ATP-binding protein: MIRDFLKHNWPRYLYGSIFLILVDLLMLVTPRVIGMIVDEIRGGAQDLNLVGLLILAVIGVAFGLFITRLLWRIFIMGAARRFEYYTRKTLFEKLLTLSPTFYDKTRVGDLMARFTNDVNAVRMAMGPAIVMIIDAVFLVTVTIIAMGLFTNWSLTWISIAPLPALAVVSTFFGKMIHKRFKLVQASFSDLTDTIEESISGVRLIKSYGIEDLRNETLTEKSNLYVDKNMNLVKVWGMFFPLTQTLSMLGSVLATLFGGRMVILGQITLGEYITFTSYLGMLVWPMTAFGWVINIIQRGRASYRRLMEVLEEENNITTNDPIEVVSFEGHVVMKNLTFTYPTGTRPALENIDFEVKPDSKIAIVGTTGSGKSTMAKLIARLYPVEEGMLFIDGVDINNLRPEAIRDNVAYVPQETFLFSETVGNNIRFGNMEISDEEVERYAKVASIHEDIEGFSKGYKTIVGERGVTLSGGQKQRISIARALIKEAPLVILDDCLSAVDTETEAEILKSLKESEINRSIIVISHRLKAVVDSDEIYVLHDGRIVEKGAHADLVEAGGLYQRMYERQMLEEKLEEE, translated from the coding sequence TTGATAAGAGACTTCTTGAAACACAACTGGCCAAGGTATCTCTATGGTTCAATCTTTCTTATTCTTGTCGATCTGCTCATGTTGGTTACTCCAAGAGTGATAGGAATGATTGTAGATGAGATCAGGGGTGGCGCCCAAGATCTTAACCTCGTCGGGCTATTGATACTGGCCGTGATAGGCGTAGCTTTTGGGCTGTTCATAACTAGATTGCTCTGGCGCATATTCATAATGGGAGCGGCTCGGAGATTCGAATACTATACTCGGAAGACCCTTTTCGAGAAACTTCTTACGCTTTCACCGACGTTCTACGACAAGACTAGAGTAGGCGACCTGATGGCCAGATTCACAAACGATGTCAACGCCGTTCGAATGGCTATGGGCCCGGCCATTGTAATGATCATAGATGCTGTCTTTCTGGTTACAGTCACAATCATCGCCATGGGACTATTTACGAACTGGAGTTTGACATGGATCTCGATTGCCCCTCTCCCAGCTCTCGCGGTTGTTTCTACGTTTTTCGGAAAGATGATCCATAAAAGATTCAAATTGGTTCAAGCTTCCTTTTCCGATCTAACCGATACGATAGAGGAATCGATTTCGGGTGTTCGCCTGATAAAGAGCTACGGTATAGAAGACCTGAGAAACGAGACTCTCACGGAAAAGTCGAATCTCTACGTGGACAAGAATATGAATCTAGTCAAAGTCTGGGGAATGTTCTTCCCGTTGACTCAGACCCTCTCGATGCTGGGCTCTGTACTGGCCACGCTGTTCGGTGGACGAATGGTAATACTCGGGCAGATAACTCTGGGAGAGTACATAACATTCACATCATATCTTGGAATGCTTGTCTGGCCTATGACCGCGTTTGGATGGGTTATAAACATTATCCAGAGAGGAAGGGCCTCCTACAGAAGGCTTATGGAAGTCCTTGAAGAAGAGAACAATATTACTACGAACGATCCAATCGAAGTCGTGAGCTTTGAGGGCCACGTCGTGATGAAGAACCTGACCTTCACCTATCCCACTGGTACAAGACCGGCGCTGGAAAACATTGATTTCGAAGTTAAACCGGACTCCAAGATAGCCATAGTAGGAACGACGGGATCCGGCAAATCGACAATGGCAAAGCTTATAGCCAGGCTGTATCCCGTTGAAGAGGGGATGCTTTTTATCGACGGTGTAGATATCAACAATCTTAGACCCGAAGCGATTAGAGACAACGTTGCGTATGTTCCACAGGAGACATTCCTATTTTCAGAGACAGTAGGAAACAACATTCGATTCGGAAATATGGAGATCTCGGATGAAGAGGTCGAAAGGTACGCTAAGGTTGCCTCGATTCATGAAGATATTGAAGGTTTTAGCAAGGGATACAAAACCATTGTTGGAGAGAGAGGCGTAACGCTTTCCGGAGGTCAAAAACAGAGAATCTCGATTGCAAGAGCCCTGATTAAGGAGGCGCCTCTAGTAATTCTTGACGACTGTCTTTCCGCCGTAGATACCGAGACAGAGGCTGAGATTCTGAAGTCCCTTAAAGAATCCGAAATCAACAGGTCGATAATCGTTATTTCCCACAGGCTGAAGGCTGTTGTGGATTCCGACGAGATATATGTTCTCCATGACGGAAGAATCGTGGAAAAGGGAGCCCACGCGGATCTCGTAGAGGCCGGAGGGTTGTATCAGAGGATGTACGAGAGACAGATGCTCGAAGAAAAGCTCGAGGAGGAATAG
- a CDS encoding patatin-like phospholipase family protein: MRKIVAIMLLFAVASTSMPVAVVFSGGGGRGAYEIGVYGALLDLGQDIEGIYGASVGALNAAGLISEGFEAARDLWCSMDYLELMNASPQLYELIQGNIAQLDTLELASAMRALTSNNGIDIEPLRNKMKELIAEEEVRESEIELGIVLYSLSEMKSYALYKASIPEGKLVDFVLASANFPAFTREEIDGEVFIDGGVYSNFPLFMAKERGHRDVVAVDLIGMYFGDSLAYVNMFTDGMDVTLIQPSEQFGTVMTFDSEVSKNYLICGYLDTMKAYEVLRGEKYFIFGDDDPLRDHFLSLDSESRIEALKLLGLDGVKGECAEYHYYRQFIPWLESTLKRPYMGTSKLVSSVLEEMADFLEVERVIAYSPSGLLGAVLAAYRAGDFRDERDLNYLTIYKRLLVFLEYLHWQKPFEAQSSAEFRSFQELFQSSVGLLEHTYSPRGHISH, encoded by the coding sequence ATGAGAAAGATTGTTGCCATTATGCTCTTGTTTGCCGTTGCAAGTACTTCCATGCCCGTTGCAGTCGTCTTTTCAGGTGGCGGAGGTAGAGGGGCGTACGAGATCGGGGTTTATGGAGCTCTGCTGGATCTTGGACAGGATATCGAGGGGATCTATGGGGCCTCTGTCGGGGCCTTGAATGCCGCCGGATTGATAAGCGAAGGATTTGAGGCGGCCAGAGACTTGTGGTGCAGTATGGATTATTTAGAGCTCATGAATGCCTCTCCGCAACTATATGAACTGATTCAGGGGAATATTGCGCAGCTTGACACTCTTGAACTGGCATCTGCAATGAGGGCTCTTACTTCGAACAATGGCATTGATATAGAACCGTTGAGAAACAAGATGAAGGAGCTCATTGCTGAGGAAGAGGTAAGAGAGAGCGAGATTGAACTTGGAATCGTACTCTACTCACTGAGTGAAATGAAGTCCTATGCTCTTTACAAAGCCTCCATACCAGAAGGAAAGCTTGTTGACTTTGTTCTGGCAAGCGCAAACTTCCCTGCCTTCACAAGAGAAGAGATAGATGGAGAGGTCTTCATAGACGGCGGTGTTTACTCGAATTTTCCACTCTTCATGGCGAAAGAAAGGGGTCACAGGGATGTCGTAGCCGTTGACCTTATTGGCATGTACTTCGGAGACTCTCTTGCTTACGTAAATATGTTTACCGACGGAATGGATGTGACGCTCATTCAACCTTCCGAACAGTTTGGAACAGTCATGACGTTCGATTCCGAAGTCTCGAAGAATTATCTTATTTGTGGTTATCTCGATACGATGAAGGCTTATGAAGTCTTACGGGGCGAAAAATACTTCATATTCGGGGATGACGATCCGTTGCGGGACCATTTCCTGTCCCTTGACAGTGAGTCTCGAATCGAAGCCCTGAAACTACTGGGACTTGACGGAGTAAAAGGCGAGTGCGCCGAGTACCATTACTACCGACAATTCATTCCCTGGCTGGAGAGTACGTTGAAAAGGCCATACATGGGGACAAGCAAGCTAGTCTCATCGGTTCTCGAAGAGATGGCTGACTTTCTCGAAGTCGAAAGGGTGATCGCCTACTCGCCTTCGGGTCTTCTGGGGGCGGTCCTGGCAGCATACAGAGCCGGTGACTTTCGAGATGAGCGAGATCTGAACTACCTCACTATTTACAAGAGGCTTCTCGTTTTCCTTGAGTATCTTCATTGGCAGAAGCCTTTTGAAGCGCAGAGTTCCGCTGAGTTCAGATCCTTTCAAGAACTCTTTCAGAGTTCCGTTGGCCTTTTGGAACATACCTACTCGCCGCGGGGCCATATATCTCACTGA
- a CDS encoding GNAT family N-acetyltransferase, whose product MLKIVRVTSRLDRKEFTDLPESLYRDYPLWVPPFSHEMKALLKSRGSQLLANGPHVFFIAKDDNEVKGRIAVGIEQVMNNEKSVKHAYFTLFESVDDREVAEALLRTAESWARNKGMNYLKGPVSPTNGDDYRGLLVDNFDDPPAVLMPYNPPYYASFFDSFEIYLKYLGFQYDLANVISEREIKFTEIAMDRYKFRVEEANFRRIREVSADLQKIMEESIPNWEEDILPPTYDELYDMAKTLKLVADRRMVIIARSGERPIGFFVALPDFSPIIREIEGRLLPFGWYKFLRLRKSLERARAAILFVVPDYRNKGVPSAMFLRAYRNIQNMGFKEIEGSSISSMNLTMIANARRAGGKEYKHYIVYGKSLLKRPLSLSEIYGPAASRYVPKGQRNSERVLERI is encoded by the coding sequence ATGTTGAAGATTGTCAGAGTCACTAGCCGGCTGGATAGGAAAGAATTCACTGATCTGCCAGAGAGTTTGTACAGAGATTATCCGCTCTGGGTCCCGCCTTTTAGCCATGAAATGAAGGCCCTACTGAAAAGCAGAGGATCACAGCTTCTCGCAAATGGCCCTCATGTTTTTTTCATCGCGAAGGATGATAACGAAGTTAAGGGAAGAATCGCCGTTGGAATAGAACAGGTAATGAACAACGAAAAGTCAGTAAAACACGCTTACTTCACATTATTCGAATCGGTAGACGACAGGGAGGTTGCCGAGGCGCTTCTGAGGACTGCCGAAAGTTGGGCGAGGAACAAAGGAATGAACTATCTGAAGGGGCCCGTTTCTCCAACGAACGGAGATGACTACAGAGGACTCCTGGTTGACAACTTCGATGACCCTCCTGCCGTATTGATGCCATACAATCCTCCTTATTACGCAAGCTTTTTCGACAGTTTCGAGATCTATCTGAAGTATCTTGGTTTCCAATATGACCTCGCAAACGTTATCTCAGAGCGAGAGATAAAGTTCACAGAGATCGCCATGGATCGCTACAAGTTTAGAGTGGAAGAGGCAAATTTCAGAAGAATAAGGGAAGTTTCGGCCGATCTTCAGAAGATTATGGAGGAATCGATTCCAAACTGGGAGGAAGATATACTGCCCCCTACATACGACGAGCTATATGACATGGCAAAGACGCTTAAGTTGGTGGCCGATCGAAGAATGGTGATTATTGCAAGATCAGGAGAGAGACCGATCGGCTTCTTCGTTGCGCTTCCGGACTTCAGCCCGATTATTAGAGAGATCGAAGGAAGACTCCTCCCATTTGGCTGGTACAAATTCCTCAGGCTGCGGAAGTCACTGGAACGAGCGAGGGCAGCCATCCTCTTCGTAGTTCCCGATTACAGAAACAAGGGAGTACCTTCGGCGATGTTTTTGAGGGCTTACAGAAACATACAGAACATGGGTTTCAAGGAGATAGAAGGTTCCTCAATCAGTTCCATGAATTTAACCATGATTGCCAATGCGAGGCGCGCCGGCGGAAAGGAATACAAGCATTACATCGTTTACGGAAAGAGTCTGTTGAAGAGGCCCCTTTCTCTCAGTGAGATATATGGCCCCGCGGCGAGTAGGTATGTTCCAAAAGGCCAACGGAACTCTGAAAGAGTTCTTGAAAGGATCTGA
- a CDS encoding sugar phosphate nucleotidyltransferase → MKAMILAAGAGTRLRPLTNRLPKPMLPIIEKPVIEFILELLSKYDVKEIMINVSHLAGVLQNYVRSGYRFGVRVGYSFEGHFEKGQLVPEPVGSAGGLKKIQEESGFFDETFVVLCGDAIVDFDLAEAFEFHKASRSVATIVSKEVQMDKVSNYGIIVSDSSGRVESFQEKPPAEKAKSNLANTGIYIFEPEVLEYIPKNQFFDIGGELLPLLVQKKERVFSLDTKIDWYDIGRNSDYLEILAKALEGEIKGFKPSGKEVTKGLWRGTGSLLEKTTKIITPVYIGPGSVIEKNVKLEGPVMIGANCRIHEDVELSNVFLGDYIRIKPGFKAKNLLITPEYYVGSDGKGGMIADSNLKRYVSDVRTMEANPADK, encoded by the coding sequence ATGAAGGCCATGATTTTAGCAGCCGGGGCCGGAACGAGATTGAGACCGTTGACAAACAGGCTACCGAAACCGATGCTCCCGATCATTGAGAAACCGGTTATCGAATTCATATTAGAACTCCTTTCGAAGTATGACGTAAAGGAGATCATGATAAATGTCTCGCACCTTGCAGGCGTTCTTCAGAATTATGTGAGGAGTGGATATAGATTCGGGGTAAGGGTTGGTTATTCATTCGAAGGTCACTTTGAAAAGGGGCAGCTCGTCCCTGAGCCGGTAGGATCTGCCGGCGGGCTGAAAAAGATCCAGGAAGAGTCGGGTTTTTTCGATGAGACGTTCGTGGTACTCTGCGGTGATGCGATAGTCGACTTTGATCTGGCCGAAGCCTTCGAGTTTCATAAGGCCAGCAGATCAGTTGCCACAATTGTCTCCAAAGAGGTTCAGATGGACAAGGTTTCTAACTACGGGATAATCGTATCTGACTCTTCTGGCCGAGTCGAGTCCTTTCAGGAGAAACCGCCCGCAGAGAAAGCAAAATCCAACCTTGCAAATACGGGGATATATATCTTTGAGCCTGAGGTTTTAGAGTACATTCCAAAGAATCAGTTCTTCGACATAGGGGGAGAGTTGCTTCCACTTCTCGTCCAGAAAAAGGAAAGGGTTTTCTCCCTTGATACAAAGATAGACTGGTACGATATCGGGCGCAATTCAGATTATCTCGAAATACTCGCGAAGGCGCTTGAGGGAGAAATCAAGGGATTCAAACCTTCTGGAAAAGAAGTGACCAAGGGCCTTTGGAGAGGTACAGGATCGCTCCTCGAAAAAACGACAAAGATAATAACTCCGGTTTATATTGGACCGGGATCGGTAATAGAGAAGAACGTGAAACTGGAAGGTCCGGTAATGATAGGCGCAAATTGCAGGATCCATGAGGATGTTGAACTAAGCAATGTCTTCCTTGGGGATTACATCAGGATAAAGCCGGGTTTCAAGGCGAAAAATCTTCTTATTACTCCGGAGTATTATGTTGGGTCCGATGGAAAGGGCGGAATGATAGCCGACTCCAATCTGAAGCGCTATGTCTCTGACGTTAGAACTATGGAGGCCAATCCCGCTGACAAGTAG
- a CDS encoding pyridoxamine 5'-phosphate oxidase family protein, translated as MEFRKMRRSDKEVPENEAREMLKKGSFGVLSTADMNGMPYGVPVNYVYEDGRIFIHCASSGHKLDNIFQNSHVSFCVVEYAKVIPERFSTNFRSAIAFGKASIVDNDEEKIEALLKLVSKYSSDYVHEAINEINNSLEATSIIRIDVLHLTGKSANG; from the coding sequence TTGGAATTTAGAAAGATGAGGAGATCGGATAAGGAGGTTCCCGAAAACGAGGCTCGAGAAATGCTCAAAAAGGGTTCGTTTGGAGTTCTTTCGACTGCCGATATGAATGGAATGCCTTACGGGGTGCCGGTAAATTATGTGTACGAAGACGGTAGGATTTTCATTCACTGTGCTTCTTCCGGGCACAAACTCGATAACATTTTTCAAAACAGCCATGTTTCCTTTTGTGTGGTCGAATACGCGAAGGTGATTCCTGAGCGTTTCTCTACGAACTTCCGCAGCGCAATTGCTTTCGGAAAGGCTTCAATTGTTGATAATGATGAAGAGAAGATCGAAGCCCTGCTGAAGCTGGTTTCAAAGTACTCGTCCGACTATGTACATGAAGCAATCAACGAAATTAATAACTCTCTGGAAGCCACTTCCATTATCAGAATAGATGTTCTTCATTTGACGGGAAAGTCCGCAAATGGATAG